A single Rhopalosiphum padi isolate XX-2018 chromosome 4, ASM2088224v1, whole genome shotgun sequence DNA region contains:
- the LOC132929970 gene encoding uncharacterized protein LOC132929970: MESEPVIVVDQENCFNEEDEDIDDVAGNGQGCPDTPPQDPFFLSPFRDMRKRSLPTPQCTSGITASQVRRLSDQGAAGAAAREKAFLATLTKAPGPYTPGRRHSVITISKAPMPLFGRNRRESIAAFPSKGPRANRRDSAGGATPSPTGSQFNLQLDIMDDIADIKAARKVRMKMWQTEDKEKMCELQSMDGENKQMSRFKEARRYSNIDVCEKIAPPIPARRRASELPPNSSTQLQAGKSSSASPQSSGIVCTNTDLLSIMNSLKSSASKALQSTKGGPRQRGSSKTTDSLPTGVVGDVGGGGDRRRDVLRSGRSNSVDVANIGAAAAMAAAAAGNSTRNWFRKMSTRTATAVTMGGQRTDAECAEQRLATAGGDYVVQKSPVVVTFADERPKVSLLIEPSTGCKPDKHASPLSPPPPPPPPPPSAADKKSKLDGDDVVVWDRPTGSVVNAEVLGTAIEGFLAAKKTGDSADTSPTADGELHDHLQQPPGGKPVAKTSADPNTAARTCDTSICSSLKDLFVK, from the exons ATGGAATCTGAGCCGGTAATTGTGGTGGATcaagaaaattgttttaatgaagAAGATGAAGATATAGATGATGTGGCCGGAAATGGGCAAGGATGTCCTGATACTCCTCCGCAGGACCCCTTTTTCCTATCGCCTTTTAGAGACATGCGGAAACGCTCATTACCGACACCGCAATGCACATCGGGAATAACTGCTAgtcaa GTGCGAAGGTTGAGCGATCAGGGAGCGGCCGGTGCGGCTGCCCGAGAAAAGGCGTTCTTAGCCACGTTGACCAAGGCGCCAGGGCCCTACACACCTGGTCGCCGACATTCGGTCATCACGATATCGAAGGCGCCCATGCCGTTGTTCGGCCGCAACAGACGTGAATCAATTGCCGCGTTTCCCAGCAAGGGTCCGAGGGCGAATCGCAGAGATTCGGCCGGCGGTGCCACACCGTCGCCCACCGGTAGCCAATTCAACTTGCAGTTGGACATCATGGATGATATAGCAGACATCAAGGCGGCTCGAAAGGTAAGGATGAAGATGTGGCAAACCGAGGACAAGGAAAAAATGTGCGAACTACAGTCGATGGACGGCGAAAACAAGCAAATGTCCAG gTTCAAGGAGGCCAGGAGGTATTCCAACATCGACGTGTGCGAAAAAATCGCTCCGCCCATACCGGCTCGACGACGCGCGTCAGAGCTGCCTCCCAACTCGTCGACACAGCTGCAAGCCGGTAAATCGTCATCGGCGTCTCCTCAATCGTCCGGAATCGTGTGCACGAACACGGATCTGCTGTCGATAATGAACTCGTTGAAGTCGTCCGCCTCGAAAGCGTTGCAGTCGACCAAAGGCGGCCCGCGGCAACGGGGCAGCAGCAAGACCACGGACAGCCTCCCGACGGGCGTCGTCGGCGACGTGGGCGGCGGAGGAGACCGCCGTCGGGACGTGCTCCGGTCCGGCCGGTCCAACAGCGTGGACGTGGCCAACATAGGCGCGGCGGCGGCCATGGCGGCCGCGGCCGCCGGCAACAGCACCAGGAACTGGTTCAGGAAGATGTCCACCCGCACGGCGACCGCAGTGACGATGGGTGGCCAGCGGACCGACGCCGAGTGCGCGGAACAGCGTCTGGCCACCGCGGGTGGCGATTACGTGGTGCAAAAGTCACCGGTGGTCGTGACGTTCGCCGACGAACGGCCCAAGGTGTCGCTGCTGATCGAGCCGTCGACCGGTTGCAAACCCGATAAACACGCGTCGCCGCTgtccccgccgccgccgccaccgccgccgccgccgtccgcTGCCGACAAGAAATCGAAACTCGACGGCGACGACGTGGTGGTGTGGGACCGGCCCACCGGCTCGGTGGTCAACGCCGAGGTGTTGGGCACGGCCATCGAGGGCTTCTTGGCCGCCAAGAAGACGGGCGACAGTGCGGACACGTCGCCGACCGCCGACGGCGAGCTTCACGACCACCTGCAGCAGCCGCCCGGTGGCAAGCCCGTGGCCAAAACGTCCGCCGACCCGAACACGGCCGCCCGCACGTGCGACACGTCCATCTGTTCGTCGCTCAAAGATCTCTTCGTCAAATAG